One Glycine soja cultivar W05 chromosome 2, ASM419377v2, whole genome shotgun sequence genomic region harbors:
- the LOC114374297 gene encoding uncharacterized protein LOC114374297, with protein MTLKSPKEIWDYLKEEYAGDDRIRSMQVLNLRREFELQRMEESETIKEHSNKLLGIANKIKLLGSDFANSRIIEKILVTVPERYEASIASLENTKDLSKITLAEVLHALQAQEQ; from the coding sequence ATGACTCTTAAATCACCCAAAGAAATCTGGGATTATCTGAAAGAGGAATACGCTGGAGATGATAGAATACGAAGCATGCAAGTGCTGAATTTAAGGAGGGAATTTGAGCTTCAAAGGATGGAAGAGTCAGAGACAATCAAAGAACACTCAAACAAATTGTTGGGTATTGCCAACAAGATAAAGTTGTTGGGAAGTGATTTTGCTAATTCGAGAATCATAGAGAAAATTTTGGTGACGGTGCCGGAGAGGTATGAAGCATCTATAGCTTCATTGGAGAACACAAAGGATCTGTCGAAAATCACATTGGCAGAAGTGCTACATGCCCTGCAAGCTCAAGAGCAGTGA